A portion of the Mercenaria mercenaria strain notata unplaced genomic scaffold, MADL_Memer_1 contig_4848, whole genome shotgun sequence genome contains these proteins:
- the LOC128554221 gene encoding mucin-5AC-like has protein sequence MGASRIICCLICEESPDSAISPSREARSGSTVSPRSEARSGSAPSPSSAVSPYSAARTRSTASRVSASTNCAASPDSASTSCVASPDSETSPSSTASQSSTTSPSSVASPDSTLSPISAVSPDSAASTSSAASSGSTTSPCSAASSGSAACPGSASTSSAASTNSAASPGSASTSSTASPGSAASPGNAASSDAQEVQQVEVAQQVQVAQVQVTQQVQIAQQVQEAQQVQAAQHVQVAKVQVAQQDQVAQDQVAQQVQIAQQVQVTQQVQVAQVQVAQQVHVAQQVQNSAASPLTVASPCIVANSGSAETPRSTASPGSAASSDSTSSPISAASTDNAASPGSTTSPSSAASPGSAAYPGSASTSSAASPCRTTSPK, from the exons ATGGGTGCCTCTAGAATTATTTGTTGTCTTATTTGCGAAGAAAGTCCAGATAGCGCAATAAGTCCAAGTCGTGAAGCAAGATCAGGTAGTACAGTAAGTCCAAGAAGTGAAGCAAGATCAGGTAGTGCA CCGAGTCCAAGTAGCGCAGTAAGTCCATATAGCGCAGCAAGAACAAGAAGCACAGCAAGTCGAGTTAGCGCAAGTACAaattgcgcagcaagtccagatAGCGCAAGTACAAGTTGCGTAGCAAGTCCAGATAGCGAGACAAGTCCAAGTAGCACAGCAAGTCAAAGTAGCACAACAAGTCCAAGTAGCGTAGCAAGTCCAGATAGCACACTAAGTCCAATAAGCGCAGTTAGTCCAGATAGCGCAGCAAGTACAAGTAGCGCAGCAAGTTCAGGTAGCACAACAAGTCCATGTAGTGCAGCAAGTTCAGGTAGTGCAGCATGTCCAGGTAGCGCAAGTACAAGTAGTGCAGCAAGTACAAatagcgcagcaagtccaggtagCGCAAGTACAAGTAGTACAGCAAGTCCAggtagcgcagcaagtccaggtaaCGCAGCAAGTTCAGATGCTCAAGAAGTGCAGCAAGTCGAggtagcgcagcaagtccaggtagCACAAGTCCAGGTAACGCAGCAAGTTCAGATAGCACAACAAGTccaagaagcgcagcaagtccaggcaGCGCAGCATGTCCAGGTAGCCAAAGTACAAGTAGCGCAGCAAGACCAGGTAGCACAAGATCAG GTAGCGCAGCAAGTTCAGATAGCACAGCAAGTACAGGTAACGCAGCAAGTCCAGGTAGCGCAAGTACAAGTAGCGCAGCAAGTCCATGTAGCACAACAAGTCCAAAATAGCGCAGCAAGTCCATTAACCGTAGCAAGTCCATGTATCGTAGCAAATTCAGGAAGCGCAGAAACCCCAAGAAGTACAGCAAGTCCAGGTAGCGCAGCAAGTTCAGATAGCACATCAAGTCCAATAAGCGCAGCAAGTACAGATAACGCAGCAAGTCCAGGTAGCACAACAAGTCCAAgtagtgcagcaagtccaggtagCGCAGCATATCCAGGTAGCGCAAGTACAAGTAGCGCAGCAAGTCCATGTAGAACAACAAGTCCAAAGTAG